From Rutidosis leptorrhynchoides isolate AG116_Rl617_1_P2 chromosome 3, CSIRO_AGI_Rlap_v1, whole genome shotgun sequence, a single genomic window includes:
- the LOC139901043 gene encoding uncharacterized protein: MQSDDFSERPIVVSCKVAETGITIMKVHVDNGSSVDIVYEQCFVQLPESIRATLQPTAASLTGFAGESSLPMGVLPLDVELFDENDDSLVRRARLDFYVMRTSSRYNMLLGRTALGKFGIVPSTIHGMIKFATHKDVATISSASIMPICAAVNVKSTVQETADAADNMVVGNPAYPEQKIKVGCNVSADTRKQIVQLLVQLSVNPALKPIVQKRRGMAPDRVKWLCEEVTKLVRAGILREVQYQSWIANPVLVKKPDGSWRLCIDFKDLNKACPKDNYPLPEIDLKVESLHDFSYKYFLDAARGYHHIPMAKEDADKTAFHTGKGIFSYIMMPFGLINAGATYQCLIDTAFEK, from the exons atgcagagcgatgatttctcTGAAAGACCGATAGTAGTATCGTGTAAAGTCGCAGAAACTGGAATCACAatcatgaaagttcatgttgataatggcaGTAGTGTTGACATTGTTTATGAACAATGTTTTGTTCAACTGCCGGAGAGTATTAGAGCAACTTTACAACCAACCGCAGCCTCGCTAACCGGTTTTGCGGGAGAATCCTCATTGCCTATGGGCGTATTGCCTTTAGATGTTGagctttttgatgaaaatgatgatagtTTAGTGCGGAGAGCACGGCTAGACTTCTATGTTATGCGGACCTCATCTCGCTATAACATGTTGTTGGGCCGAACTGCCTTAGGTAAATTCGGAATTGTCCCatctacaattcatggcatgattaaattcGCAACGCATAAAGATGTTGCGACAATAAGTTCAGCGAGCATCATGCCCATCTGTGCGGCTGTAAATGTAAAAAGTACGGTGCAAGAAACCGCTGATGCCGCGGACAACATGGTGGTGGGTAATCCTGCATATCCAGAGCAAAAAATTAAAGTGGGATGCAATGTTAGTGCAGATACTAGGAAACAAATTGTGCAGTTACTTGTGCA ACTTAGTGTAAATCCAGCTTTAAAACCTATAGTACAGAAGCGTAGAGGCATGGCCCCAGATCGCGTGAAGTGGTTGTGTGAAGAGGTAACAAAATTGGTGAGAGCTGGAATTTTACGCGAAGttcaataccaatcatggattgcgaaTCCGGTTTTGGTGAAAAAGCCTGATGGCTCATGGAGACTGTGTATTGACTTCAAGGACTTAAATAAAGCGTGCCCTAAGGATAACTATCCACTTCCAGAAATTGATTTGAAAGTGGAATCTTTGCATGATTTTTCATATAAATATTTTTTGGATGCGGCAAGGGGATATCATCATATCCCAATGGCTAAAGAAGATGCAGATAAAACCGCTtttcatacgggcaaaggcatatTCTCTTATATAATGATGCCCTTTGGATTAATCAATGCAGGTGCAACATATCAATGCTTAATTGACACTGCGTTTGAAAAATAA